In Bosea vestrisii, the following are encoded in one genomic region:
- a CDS encoding methylated-DNA--[protein]-cysteine S-methyltransferase, producing the protein MQNICLFTTAIGSCALVWQGDRIIAAQLPERDEDAARRRLAKRFPDAAEAEPPPFVQQAIDDVVALLAGERRDLAHLPIDLSATPEFNRRVYAVALAIPPGETLTYGEVAARIGEPGAARAVGVALGQNPIPIIVPCHRVLAAGGKTGGFSADGGVETKLKILTIERARTSAEPSLFDALPLQARQR; encoded by the coding sequence ATGCAGAACATTTGTCTCTTCACCACAGCAATCGGCTCCTGCGCTTTGGTTTGGCAGGGCGATCGCATCATTGCGGCGCAATTGCCTGAGCGGGACGAGGATGCGGCCCGGCGCCGCCTTGCGAAGCGTTTCCCCGATGCGGCCGAGGCCGAGCCGCCGCCCTTCGTGCAGCAGGCGATCGACGATGTCGTCGCCCTGCTCGCCGGCGAACGGCGTGATCTCGCGCACCTGCCGATCGATCTCTCGGCGACGCCGGAGTTCAATCGCCGCGTCTACGCCGTCGCTTTGGCGATCCCGCCCGGCGAGACGCTGACCTATGGCGAGGTCGCGGCGCGGATCGGCGAGCCCGGTGCGGCGCGGGCCGTCGGCGTGGCGCTCGGCCAGAACCCGATTCCGATCATCGTGCCCTGCCATCGCGTGCTCGCCGCGGGCGGCAAGACCGGCGGCTTCTCGGCCGATGGCGGCGTCGAGACCAAGCTGAAGATCCTGACGATCGAGAGGGCGCGCACCAGCGCCGAGCCGTCGCTGTTCGACGCCCTGCCGCTGCAGGCAAGGCAGCGATAG